The Candidatus Anaeroferrophillus wilburensis genomic interval GATCCCCGCCGCCTTGCGGGACCGGATGGAGGTCATCCATCTATCCGGCTATACGGATGAGGAAAAGCTCCACATCGCCAGGCAGTACCTGTTGCCCCGGCAACTGGAGGCAAACGGTATCAGTCCCAGGTATCTCACCCTTTCGGATCAGACCCTGCTGCAGGTGGCTTCCCGTTATACCCGGGAGTCGGGTGTCCGGAATTTGGAACGGGAGATCGGCAGTCTGTGCCGTAAAGTGGCCAGCCGGGTTGCGGCGGATGCCGACACAGGAGCGACACGCATTACTCCCCAGAACCTGCATAAGTATCTTGGGCCGCCGCAATACCTGGCTGATAATGGTGCGGATGAAAACCAGGTGGGAGTTGCCACGGGGCTGGCCTGGACGCCCTATGGTGGTGAAGTGCTGCAGATTGAGACGATGGTGATGGCCGGCAAAGGGAGCCTGGTGCTCACTGGCCACTTGGGAGAGGTGATGAAGGAGTCGGCCCAGGCAGCCTTAAGTTTTATCCGGACCAGGGCGGATGCCCTGGGCATTAAGGCTGCAGTATTTAAGGAAAGTGATATCCACATCCATGTGCCGGCCGGCGCCATCCCTAAAGATGGACCGTCTGCCGGGGTTACCATGCTTACCTCGCTGGTTTCGGCCCTGACCAAGGTTCCCGTGTACCGAAAAGTGGCGATGACCGGCGAAGTGACCCTCACCGGCCGGGTGATGCCCATCGGCGGCCTCAAGGAAAAAGTACTGGCGGCGGTTCGTTTCGGAGCCACCACCGTTCTCTACCCGGCGGGGAATAAAAAAGATCTTGTGGATATTCCTAAAAACATTCAGAAGCGGTTGGAACTGGTGCCGGTGTCTCATGCTGATGAGGTGTTGAAGCGCACCCTGGTTAGCCAGCCGAAAAAGGGCCGAAGGCGCAAAGCAACCGAGGTGTAACCTACCGTCATGGTGCCCGAGAAGGTTTTTTGTCCTGGCATTTAAAAAAGGTTTTGCCATCGGGGCTTGCCCAGAGAGTCTATGACTGATCGGGAAACAGTGTGCAATCTGGGTGAATTTTCACTGATTGCGCAGATTAAAAAGATGGCGCCGCCCCTTTCTGCCGAAGTCTGCGCCGGGATTGGCGACGACGCGGCGGTTATCCGGCAGGTGGATGGCAGCGTGTTGCTGGTAACCACCGATATGTTGGTGGAAGGCACTCACTTTTCCCTTGCCACCACCTCCGCGACTGATCTCGGGTATAAATCGCTTGCCGTAAACCTCAGTGATATTGGGGCAATGGGGGGAATCCCCAGCCATTATTTCCTGGTTCTCGGCCTGCCATCCACCTGTCTCTTTGGCTGGTTTCAAGATTTTCTGACCGGAATGTTTTCCCTGGCTCGTCACGAGGGGGTACAACTCCTCGGTGGGGATACGGTCGCTGCCAAACAGCTTACCATCTGCATCACCCTCCATGGCCAGGCTCAGGAGGCTGCCGTGGCATATCGCCGGGGAGCGAAGCCCGGAGATGATCTTTATGTTTCCGGCAGTCTCGGTGACAGCGCGTTGGGATTAGCCCTCCTGCAGCAGCGTGAAAGCTGTTGCCACCCGCTGGCTGCGAAGGGTGTTCCGGTGGGTGGGGAGGCGGCAAAATTTCTGATTTCCCGCCACCGGCGGCCTGAACCGCGGCTCCAACTGGGGCGCCTGCTGACCGAGCGGCGGCTGATTTCGGCCATGCTGGATATCAGTGACGGTCTGCTGGGGGATCTTGGCCATCTGCTCTCGGCGGAGGAATCATCTTTGGGAGCGGATATTATGGTTGATCAGGTGCCTTTATCCTGGGCGTATCGCGCTCACCAATTGTCTGACTCGTTGGCAGCTTACCGCCCGGCGCTTACTGGCGGCGAAGATTACGAACTTTTGTTTACTGCCCCTGCTGGCCGGGAGAGGGTGTTTTCCCGTCTGGCTAAAGAGACCGGGGTGCCCCTTGCGCGGGTGGGGAGCATCTCTCGGGAGCCCGGAATTCGTCTGTACCTGCCCGGGGGGGAAATCGTGGACGGGGCGCACCTGCACGGCTTTGACCATTTTGCCGGTCAGCGGTGATAAAGGTTCCGTTCCAGGTGCATCCCGTGCAGGTGAGATTGGGCGCCACGAAGCAGACTGAGACCGTCAGGCTCAGGAATCACTACCTTTACGATTGA includes:
- the thiL gene encoding thiamine-phosphate kinase produces the protein MTDRETVCNLGEFSLIAQIKKMAPPLSAEVCAGIGDDAAVIRQVDGSVLLVTTDMLVEGTHFSLATTSATDLGYKSLAVNLSDIGAMGGIPSHYFLVLGLPSTCLFGWFQDFLTGMFSLARHEGVQLLGGDTVAAKQLTICITLHGQAQEAAVAYRRGAKPGDDLYVSGSLGDSALGLALLQQRESCCHPLAAKGVPVGGEAAKFLISRHRRPEPRLQLGRLLTERRLISAMLDISDGLLGDLGHLLSAEESSLGADIMVDQVPLSWAYRAHQLSDSLAAYRPALTGGEDYELLFTAPAGRERVFSRLAKETGVPLARVGSISREPGIRLYLPGGEIVDGAHLHGFDHFAGQR